From the Diceros bicornis minor isolate mBicDic1 chromosome 19, mDicBic1.mat.cur, whole genome shotgun sequence genome, one window contains:
- the FITM2 gene encoding acyl-coenzyme A diphosphatase FITM2, with product MEHLERCAWFLRGTLVRAAVRRYLPWALAASMLAGSLLKELSPLPESYLSNKRNVLNVYFVKMAWAWTFSLLLPFIALTNYHLTGKAGLVLRRLSTLLVGTAIWYVCTTLFSNIEHYTGSCFQSPALEGLRNEHQSKQQCHGEGGFWHGFDISGHSFLLTFCALMIVEEMAVLHEVRTDRSHCLHAAITSLAVALGFLTFIWVWMFLCTAVYFHNLSQKVFGTLFGLLGWYGTYGFWYLKSFSPGLPPQSSSLNLKQHSYKE from the exons ATGGAGCATCTGGAGCGCTGCGCGTGGTTCCTCAGGGGGACGCTGGTGCGGGCGGCCGTGCGGCGCTACCTGCCCTGGGCGCTGGCGGCCTCCATGCTGGCGGGCTCCCTCCTCAAGGAGCTCTCCCCGCTGCCCGAGAGCTACCTCAGCAACAAGCGCAATGTCCTCAACGT GTATTTTGTCAAAATGGCCTGGGCCTGGAccttctccctccttctgcctTTCATTGCCCTCACCAACTACCACCTGACAGGCAAGGCTGGCCTGGTCCTGCGGCGGCTGAGCACCCTGCTCGTGGGCACGGCCATCTGGTATGTCTGCACAACCCTCTTCTCCAACATTGAACACTACACGGGCAGCTGCTTCCAGTCGCCGGCCCTGGAGGGGCTCAGAAACGAGCACCAGAGTAAGCAGCAGTGCCACGGGGAAGGGGGCTTTTGGCACGGCTTTGACATCTCCGGCCACTCCTTCCTGCTGACCTTCTGTGCCCTCATGATTGTGGAGGAGATGGCCGTGCTGCATGAAGTGAGGACGGACCGAAGCCACTGCCTCCACGCCGCCATCACCAGCCTGGCGGTCGCCCTGGGCTTCCTGACTTTCATTTGGGTGTGGATGTTTCTGTGCACAGCCGTTTATTTCCACAACTTGTCCCAGAAAGTGTTTGGCACCTTGTTTGGTTTGCTGGGCTGGTATGGGACATATGGGTTTTGGTATCTGAAATCCTTTTCCCCAGGACTTCCTCCCCAGAGCTCTAGTTTGAATCTGAAGCAACATAGTTacaaggaataa